The Carassius carassius chromosome 28, fCarCar2.1, whole genome shotgun sequence region TTTTTCTGATAAAACTTTGATGTGCATCGTCTCAGTTTACTAGAAGCCACttatcaacttatttttcccttaaaattatacatttcctcagtttaaacatttgatatgtcatgttgaattctgaataaaatattgaaatttgaaaattcCACATAatttcattctgtttttattcacaatttgtacagtgtcccaactttttttggaatcgggtttgtacactTGACCCAACTCAATTTTTCATATGTAAATAttcttgtaccatattgatataaacaATACATTAATGTTTCCCAATCAATGGTTGGTGAATTTAACGAAAACAGGACCGAAAAGaagatgtacttaagtaaatatgCTAGTTAAAAGAGGTTCAattgacaacttttttttttacactttttgcaTGTTTATACAGTTTGATTGGaattaaaagcataaaataatataatattctgttcacaattaatatttatttgtaaattgtaATTAATCCCATCTTTCATTTCAAGCATGCTCTTTTTGGTAAATAATTACTATAACTTCACAAAAACTTTATTAGGACAAAATTAATAGTTgagatggaaataaataaatggaaaatgatgggatgaaaaaacaaatataattccTTCTCTCTGTATGTGCCAATACTTCTCTctatatgtattaataatatgttaataaAGAACAGTTTTGCTACGATAAAATAAGTCCAAGTAGCTAAAATAAATGATGAAtgcataataaaatgtaaaaaaaaaaaatataagctTTAAACTGGCTTTAGCGTAAAGGGGGGAAATGAAATCTGGTAGCTTTAATAAATCGATTCAAAACTGAAGAAACAACTTTATAAAATAATGTCGGACAATGTTCTCACCTGGATTCTAACATTTGACCCCGTCTCGTTGCTTGAGAGCGCATCAGATACTCTCACTTTCTTGGACAATATGCGACTGCAGTGTCGTTGAAAGGATTTTGAACTACATCGACAGAACAACGCCGAGCTGAAAGCAGGAATCCGCTGTAATGTGAACGACATCATGTCAGCAGAGAGTGAGGCTCATGAAGGTCTGGATCCAGCTTCGATTTCTCTGCTTCTTCCGCTTTAAGTGAAGGCACGGTTCACGTCCAGTACTgggatgaaatgtaatttttgacagagtatgataataaaacaaatgcaCTTCTATCACAGCTCGATTAGTCTCATACGTCTCTGTTTTGACATTCACGCTGCTCTAATAACTTCACATGTACGTACCGTCCCATTGGTTAAACTTTCAGTACTGAAGCGTCCGAGTCATTTAAATGAATCACTTCAAAGAATCGGTTCTAAAACCATTCAGTCCAGTTCTTTAATAACAAACATCCATATATGACATAGCCTAGTGTTTTTCTGCAATATTTAATTAATCTAACATGccaacaataatttattttaattacacgGAGTCTATTTCAACGCCCCCGTAGGGTGTGTGTGTTACGGTACAATTTAGCCGGATTATTTTAATAAGCTAGctcctgaaaaaagaaaaagatgctgatcttatttttatttttttcgattTTTTCAGCTACGTCAGAGCCACTGTGATGTCACAAAGAAACTTAGAACTTTTAGAACGTTGTGTGTGTAAAACCGTACAGCGCTCCTCACTTCACTCATTTAGGTTTCTCAGTTTGTTGCTGCTGAAGTCTGATTAATACACAACAGAAATTTATCATGGGGCAGAGTACTTCACGAGTACAACCGTTTACGGAGAGCGAGCAGGTCTACGACCTCCCTCACAGTAAACCCCCAAAATCCAGCCCCGACATGACAGAGAAACATCATCCTCATCGGCCTGATGAGAAGCCTGTTGATGATGGGGAGGGAACTGTGCTTCCCACCTCTCCTCTGAAAGAGGAGAAGAAGAGCAATAAAAAGAAAGTGGGCCACTTCTTTAAGTGGTTCTCTTCCCGTTTGAGGAAAAAAATCACCAAAAGCAAGAGCTCAGGTCAGGGTGAGATGAAAGACCAAGGTACTGAGACAGAAACATCCGGGAGAACCGATGgtaaaaactgtaattcattttcTGGAGCTCTTTACATTTAAGTGTCACTTAATTATTCACACCTAAATATGAATAACTTTCCTGTCCCATAATTGTAAGACAGTCTTTTTAGCTTCTCTTCTATAATACATTGGCCTACTTCGAAATGTAAGAGTGAAACAGGATAGTTATGTTTGCATGTTTAAAAGGTGAACAAATTATGTCgctgttaaatgtatttattatttatttagttactgCTAACTAACATCTTGTGCTGGTATTCTCCTATTTAGATCAGAAGCCTCAACAGCCCATCTGCAGATCTGTGGAGGTCACTGATCTCGAGGAACCTCACACCAGTGTTCTTCAAGTCCCTCCTGCTGCTGAGCCTCTGGTGCAGAAAGATCTCCAAACTCAAGTCCACGATGCTCCAGTCAGTGTGAGAGCAGGTGAAGTGTCTCCTCTGATGATAGAGTTGGACAGCAATGAAGTGGACACGAGACCTGAAGGTGAGTTTATTGCCAATATCCCAAACATAACACACACATGCCCTTATCTTTTTAAAGCAGTATcactaaactgttttttttttcatcttttaataGACAACATTTGCTGCCGATATGCAATTGGCAGCAAACTGGGTCAAGGTGGATTTGGTGCCGTCTATAAGGCGACTCGTTTGGAGGATAGACTTAAGGTTTGATTTTTTAACTTACATCAACTGTTCTTGgcctttacactcttaaaaataaagattctttatCGGCTTCATGAAGAATGATCAAAATATTCTTCACATTCTCACAAATATGAATTGCTTTTTGTTTCGTTCATCAGGTGGCTGTGAAATTTGtcaaaaagacaaaacacacaGAATATATCAGCATTGTGAGTGTGATTTTTCACTAGAATAGACACATTTGGAGTTAAATTCCAATTCTACATcataaaatgtttctttcttcCAGCCTGATCATCCCAAGCCTCTTCCCAAAGAAGTCGCCCTGACAATTCTGGCCAATAAAGACCCAGTGATGGATATTATTAGGCTGTTGGACTGGCAGGACCAGCAGAACTTCTACGTCATTGTTGTCCAGCGCTTCTCACACTGCATGGATGTTTTCCGCTTTGTGCAACGCAATGGAGGCAGCATCGATGAGAAGTTAGCGAGGCTCATCATGTTTGGGGCAACACTAGCCGCCAGTGCATGTTGTAGACGTGGAGTTTACCATGGGGACATCAAGTTAGAGAACCTGCTGATAAATTTGGAGAACCTCCAAATCAAACTAATTGACTTTGGATGTGGCAGTGTCCTGACAGAATCTGCCTACACAAGATTCAGTGGTGTGTTTTATCTCTAAAAACTCTTGTGAATCAGTTAACTCAATACTTAATGGTAAGAAGACATGATGTGGTAATGACTAAAACACCAGACAAACTTTTTTTCCTCCAGGAACAGTTATGTACCGCCCTCCCGAGTACATACTGAAGGGTGAGTTCCATGGAAAGCCAGCGACGGTCTGGTCTTTAGGGATCCTCTTGTTCAGAATGCTGTGTGGACACTTTCCAGATAGTTTCGACTTCTACAGGATCAACTTGAACACCTGGTCCAAGCCAGGCTTGACAGAAGGTGAGTTCCTCTTCACAAGTACAATTCTACAACAAAATTTTATTGGAGATGGACATATGGATAATCCAGCAGATTTTACAGTTTAGAATAAAAGTAGATGTAGTATACAGTAATAATCAGTCTCTTACATCTTTCTGCACAGAATGCTGCCATTTGATCTGCTCCCTTCTGCAGCAAAAGCCAGAACGTCGGATTGATCTGGACTGGATTGTTTACCATGACTGGTTTTAGGTACTGAGCCCAAGATGAGCTAAAAACTATTTGATGTGAGACTAAACTTGTTCTTTGAAATaagggttctttattggcatctaaggttccatgaagaacctttcaaCATCCACCGCACAAAAGGttatttagattaattaaatatttgaatcacAGTAAGAATAAATTGGTTCTTTTAAAGGTGGGGTATGTATTTTTTCAAAAACTCTTTAGAAAACTGAGTCAGACCGAGTACTAAAACAAAcatgtagccaatcagcagtaaggggcgtgtctactCATGATGGGGATGAAAGAGAAAGCACTCTGTTCTGTGCACAGGACAGACATTACCCAAGCCAAATGACgacagaaagatagagatggcgaataaaaaaaaaaaagaggaaaacgtCTGCAGAACAAAAGAAGGCTTACGATAAGACAAGAAGGAGAACCAGTGTAAATATCGGATCAGCTTTACAGCGCTGAAGAGAACTCAAGAAGCGGGACGGCCTTCGATCCGCATCgaggttgctttgtttcttctcgaTAGGCGAATAACATTGGTTTTGCTTTAATTCACAGAACTAATATATGTTGTTTAAATACATAGTATATGCACATTAAAACACACAGtactaaaaaaacacatttgaccTGTAACACATATTGCTTTCACTTAATGATAGCATCATACCCTCGGCCAGCTGCCACAGCTGATTCCACCATAATCGTTGTATGGGTTGTGTACATATGTGTGGGGCGGAGCTATTAAAATAGGGGCGAGACCCTTTTGGGGTAGgggcgtgtttgttttggtgatttgaaaTATCAACATTGGCTACCAGAAATCACTTACCCCGCCCACCTTtaagaactgatcactgaaatgttctttggAGAATTCTGAATGGTTCTATTGCAAATTGacaaaaaaacttaaatagtgtattctttttaaaatttaggatgaaaatgcacacttcaaatttataaattttttgtattttgatttgtTATGGTATTCCATCCTCTGGTATATtaattgcttttttgttttgtccaTCAGGTAGCAAATGAAATGGTCAAAAAGTCGAAACAAGTGGAAAGTATCAGTATTGTGAGTACAGGTGATTTTTCAATAGAAAAATTAATTACCTAAGACTGAGCAAAAATCACTAATTATAACCATTTAAAAGGCAAAAATGTTTCTTTCATCCAGTCTAAACAGCCCAAGGCCCTTCCCCAAAACATCGAGCTATCAATCCAGTGATGGACATTATTAAGCTGCTGGACTGGAAGGACCATCAGGACGTCTAGTTTTTCACTCGTCCAGCGTTTATCACACTGCATGGATGCGTTCCACTTTGTGTAACACAATCAAAGGCAGCTTTGAGCATCCTCTTGTTCAGAATGCTGTGTGGATATATTCTAGATAGTTTCAACATCTACAGGACCAACATGAACACCTGGTCCAAACCTGGCTTGACAGAAGGTGAGTTCTTCTCCACAAGTACTTTTTTCCACAAGTACGATTTTATCACTGCTCACGACCTGGATTTTCTACTTATCACGAGACGTGGGTGAAGGTAGGGGATTTCAGTCCATATTCTGAACTCGTTCCAGCCAACTATCACTATTACAACGCTCCGCGATCATCAGGCAGAGGTGGCGGGCTAGCAATAATTGCCAAAGATTATTTTAGACCTCAATGTCGACCATTATCTTGTGCCACTGTCTCTAGTTTTGAAGCTCAGATTCAGACCCATGGTCTTAGCCTTGATCTGTCGACCACCACATCTAATCAAAGACTTCATAGTAGAGTTTTCAGAGTTTGTGGGGGAACTGATCACTAAACACGATCGCATCCTCATTTTAAGTGACTTTAACGTCCATATATGTTGCCCCTCTAAGCAGCTAACTCCTGAGTTTTTAAACATAATTGACTCTTTTAACCTACTGCAGTGGGTTAACCATCCTACTCATACTCATGGACATACTTTGGACTTAATTTTGTCACATGGTCTATCTGTAACTGACATTGAAGTTGTTGATTCTGCCATCTCTGAccattttcctgttttatttaaattatcccTCCCACCGCCTTCTCTTACACCTGCCTCAGAAGGCACACATGCCCGCGAATATTTGCCTCACTtttgtgagaattttttttttgtgccaaacTTTATAATGAGGTCAACCCTCCTGTACCACTAGAATCTCTATTATCTGATCTTAATTCTGAAaatcattttactgttttaaatacCACATGGACAGATGCATTAAACCTTACAGCTCCTTTTAAACTCTTTAAACCTAAACCTACATCTAAATCGGAGCCATGGGTTGACCACAGTATTCGTTCCCTGAGACAGTCATGCAGAAAAGCAGAAAGGAAGTGGAAAAAGGACAAACTACAGAT contains the following coding sequences:
- the LOC132107623 gene encoding probable serine/threonine-protein kinase MARK-A, producing the protein MGQSTSRVQPFTESEQVYDLPHSKPPKSSPDMTEKHHPHRPDEKPVDDGEGTVLPTSPLKEEKKSNKKKVGHFFKWFSSRLRKKITKSKSSGQGEMKDQDQKPQQPICRSVEVTDLEEPHTSVLQVPPAAEPLVQKDLQTQVHDAPVSVRAGEVSPLMIELDSNEVDTRPEDNICCRYAIGSKLGQGGFGAVYKATRLEDRLKVHQVAVKFVKKTKHTEYISIPDHPKPLPKEVALTILANKDPVMDIIRLLDWQDQQNFYVIVVQRFSHCMDVFRFVQRNGGSIDEKLARLIMFGATLAASACCRRGVYHGDIKLENLLINLENLQIKLIDFGCGSVLTESAYTRFSGTVMYRPPEYILKGEFHGKPATVWSLGILLFRMLCGHFPDSFDFYRINLNTWSKPGLTEGEFLFTSTILQQNFIGDGHMDNPADFTV